The following proteins are co-located in the bacterium genome:
- the recN gene encoding DNA repair protein RecN, with product MLRALRVSDLAIIDEIELILEPGFNVVTGETGAGKSILLQALDVALGGRPDADLVRTGKDEAVVEALFTDVPEAAREVLKAGGLPGQDGGDDLVIRRVIAAGGRTRCYVNGSMGTLALLRDLAPHLVRVYGQDEHQALRRVESHRELLDAAGGLASTVEEMRRRHATYTAAKQALEDAKKSRAAVTERAELLRFQAEELAKSNPEAGEEAALTAERTRLAHAERLGMLAGSAERTLYSDDGAAVDAIGRALGFLREAEKVDAAVEPVRTLVEGALAELEEAGAALGKYTRGLQHDPARLEQVEDRLAELGRLKRKYGVGIDELVHRRDQVVLELQALERGDEALDELVATLDAAERDAREWAKRLSVERRRVAMSLERSLVAELKQLSFDGARFQVRFTEGENKPLWPTGWDEVEFYLAANRGEELRPLAKVASGGELSRIMLALKTLTAAEEHGATLIFDEVDAGVGGAVAETIGKKLRQLGRRRQVLNVTHLPVIAAFAEHHVMVAKDVVEGRTVSSAKPLSNSERVTELARMLGGARLTREAQEHAEELLRQGGNRPG from the coding sequence ATGCTGCGCGCGCTGCGCGTCTCTGATCTCGCGATCATCGACGAGATCGAGCTCATCCTCGAACCCGGGTTCAACGTCGTCACGGGCGAGACGGGCGCGGGCAAGTCGATCCTGCTCCAGGCGCTCGACGTCGCGCTCGGCGGTCGTCCCGACGCGGATCTCGTGCGCACGGGCAAGGACGAGGCCGTCGTCGAGGCGTTGTTCACCGACGTCCCCGAGGCGGCGCGCGAGGTCCTGAAGGCCGGCGGGCTCCCCGGCCAGGACGGCGGCGACGACCTCGTGATCCGCCGGGTGATCGCGGCCGGAGGCCGCACGCGCTGCTACGTGAACGGCTCGATGGGCACGCTGGCGCTGCTGCGCGACCTCGCGCCGCACCTCGTCCGCGTCTACGGCCAGGACGAGCACCAGGCGCTGCGCCGGGTGGAGAGCCACCGCGAGCTGCTCGACGCCGCCGGCGGTCTCGCCAGCACGGTCGAGGAGATGCGCCGCCGTCACGCCACGTACACGGCGGCGAAGCAGGCGTTGGAAGACGCGAAGAAGAGCCGCGCCGCCGTCACCGAGCGCGCCGAGCTGCTGCGCTTCCAGGCCGAGGAGCTGGCGAAGTCGAACCCGGAGGCCGGGGAAGAGGCGGCGCTCACGGCGGAGCGCACGCGTCTCGCGCACGCCGAGCGGCTCGGCATGCTCGCCGGCTCGGCCGAGCGCACGCTGTACTCCGACGACGGCGCGGCGGTCGACGCCATCGGGCGCGCGCTCGGCTTCCTGCGCGAAGCGGAGAAGGTCGATGCGGCCGTCGAGCCGGTGCGTACCCTCGTCGAAGGCGCGCTCGCCGAGCTCGAGGAGGCCGGCGCCGCGCTGGGCAAGTACACGCGCGGTCTCCAGCACGATCCGGCGCGGCTCGAGCAGGTCGAGGACCGGCTCGCGGAGCTGGGCCGTCTCAAGCGCAAGTACGGCGTCGGCATCGACGAGCTGGTGCATCGCCGCGACCAGGTCGTGCTCGAGCTCCAGGCGCTCGAGCGCGGCGACGAGGCGCTCGACGAGCTGGTCGCCACGCTCGACGCTGCCGAGCGCGATGCGCGCGAGTGGGCGAAACGGCTGTCGGTCGAGCGGCGGCGCGTGGCGATGTCGCTCGAGCGCTCGCTCGTCGCCGAGCTGAAGCAGCTCTCGTTCGACGGCGCGCGGTTCCAGGTCCGCTTCACCGAGGGCGAGAACAAGCCCCTGTGGCCGACCGGGTGGGACGAGGTCGAGTTCTATCTCGCCGCCAACCGCGGCGAGGAGCTCCGCCCGCTGGCGAAGGTGGCGTCGGGCGGCGAGCTGTCGCGCATCATGCTCGCCCTGAAGACGCTCACCGCGGCCGAGGAGCACGGCGCGACGCTGATCTTCGACGAGGTCGACGCCGGCGTCGGCGGGGCCGTCGCCGAGACCATCGGCAAGAAGCTCCGCCAGCTGGGGCGTCGCCGCCAGGTGCTGAACGTCACGCACCTGCCGGTGATCGCCGCCTTCGCGGAGCATCACGTGATGGTGGCGAAGGACGTGGTGGAGGGACGCACGGTCTCGTCGGCCAAGCCGCTCTCGAACTCGGAGCGGGTGACGGAGCTGGCGAGGATGCTGGGTGGCGCGCGGCTGACGCGCGAGGCGCAGGAGCACGCGGAAGAGCTGCTGCGTCAGGGTGGAAATCGGCCGGGTTGA
- a CDS encoding NAD(+)/NADH kinase: MGRIRTVGLVVKRDRPRAVRLAQRLHAYLRRRRIAVVVDDSGAPEAPPRPKSARPQRVDLIVVLGGDGTLLSVARRADQHTPILGVNMGELGYLTEIAEAEALPMLQRVLAGDYEVERRMMLRAELERPGAPRQRWRALNDVVIANGARARIIRFTMLVDGLPLAEYRADGVIVATPTGSTAYSLSAGGPIVEPTVEVILVSPISPHTLTNRPMVLRPDSVVRLEVAPRQQDVVLTVDGQEGMALEGGDAIVVRRARTAVSLIRSPDRTHYDVLRSKLGWGTNHGGGHAARAARL, from the coding sequence ATGGGGCGCATCCGGACCGTCGGCCTGGTGGTGAAGCGCGACCGGCCCCGTGCCGTGCGTCTCGCGCAGCGCCTGCACGCGTATCTGCGGCGCCGGCGTATCGCCGTCGTGGTCGACGACTCGGGCGCGCCGGAAGCGCCGCCGCGCCCGAAGAGCGCCCGCCCGCAGCGGGTGGACCTCATCGTCGTGCTGGGCGGCGACGGGACGCTCCTCTCGGTCGCCCGCCGCGCCGACCAGCACACGCCGATCCTGGGCGTCAACATGGGCGAGCTCGGCTATCTCACCGAGATCGCCGAGGCCGAGGCGCTGCCGATGCTCCAGCGCGTGCTCGCCGGCGACTACGAAGTCGAACGCCGCATGATGCTGCGCGCCGAGCTCGAGCGCCCGGGGGCGCCTCGGCAGCGGTGGCGGGCGCTGAACGACGTCGTCATCGCCAACGGCGCGCGCGCCCGCATCATCCGCTTCACGATGCTGGTCGACGGCCTGCCGCTGGCGGAGTACCGCGCCGACGGCGTCATCGTCGCGACGCCGACCGGCTCGACGGCGTATTCGCTGTCGGCCGGCGGGCCGATCGTCGAGCCCACCGTCGAGGTCATCCTCGTGTCGCCGATCTCGCCGCACACGCTGACGAACCGGCCGATGGTCCTGCGGCCCGACTCGGTCGTTCGCCTGGAGGTCGCGCCGCGGCAGCAGGACGTGGTGCTCACGGTCGACGGGCAGGAGGGCATGGCCCTCGAGGGGGGCGACGCGATCGTCGTGCGGCGTGCCCGGACGGCGGTGTCGCTGATCCGCTCGCCGGATCGCACCCACTACGACGTGCTGCGCTCGAAGCTGGGCTGGGGCACGAACCACGGAGGCGGTCATGCTGCGCGCGCTGCGCGTCTCTGA
- a CDS encoding replication-associated recombination protein A: protein MAQQPELFSRPDPAPRPPAAHAPLAERMRPRTVAEFVGQRHLLAPGRVLHDLLAAGTLESLILWGPPGTGKTTLARLLGAASNAPTASFSGVLHGIKELRQIIDQATDELRRSGRPTVLFVDEIHRLNKAQQDAFLPHVEAGTVILIGATTENPSFEVIPALLSRSRVLVLEPLAADDLGDLVDRALADAERGLGGQRLTLAGDARGFLLDHAQGDARVALGTLEVAGRIAAGRRTRTLDLALLEEAAQQRALRYDKGGEEHYNVVSAFIKSMRGSDPDAAVYWLMRMLAAGEDPLFVARRMVIFAAEDVGNAEPQALALALAAKDAVHFVGLPEGRIPLAQAATYLATCPKSNAAYVAMNAAAAEVERSGALPVPMHLRNAPTPLMKGLGYGAGYQYAHDQPDAVAEQGHLPEALGEAQYYEPTDRGHERVIAERLAIWRAARRGNPPR from the coding sequence ATGGCGCAGCAGCCCGAGCTCTTCTCGCGTCCGGATCCCGCGCCCCGGCCTCCCGCCGCGCATGCCCCGCTCGCCGAGCGGATGCGGCCGCGGACGGTCGCGGAGTTCGTCGGCCAGCGCCACCTGCTCGCGCCGGGTCGCGTCCTGCACGACCTGCTCGCCGCGGGCACGCTCGAGTCGCTCATCCTCTGGGGCCCGCCCGGGACCGGCAAGACGACGCTCGCGCGCCTGCTCGGGGCAGCCAGCAACGCACCCACCGCGTCCTTCTCCGGCGTGCTCCACGGCATCAAGGAGCTGCGCCAGATCATCGACCAGGCCACCGACGAGCTGCGCCGCAGCGGCCGGCCCACCGTGCTGTTCGTCGACGAGATCCACCGCCTCAACAAGGCGCAGCAGGACGCCTTCCTGCCGCACGTCGAGGCGGGCACCGTCATCCTGATCGGCGCCACCACCGAGAACCCGTCCTTCGAGGTGATCCCGGCGCTGCTCTCGCGCAGCCGCGTGCTCGTGCTGGAGCCCCTCGCGGCGGACGACCTGGGCGACCTCGTCGACCGCGCGCTCGCCGACGCGGAGCGCGGGCTCGGCGGCCAGCGGCTGACGCTCGCGGGTGACGCGCGCGGCTTCCTTCTGGACCACGCCCAGGGCGACGCGCGCGTCGCGCTCGGCACCCTCGAGGTCGCGGGCCGCATCGCCGCGGGACGCCGCACGCGCACCCTCGACCTCGCGCTCCTCGAAGAGGCCGCGCAGCAGCGCGCGCTGCGCTACGACAAGGGCGGCGAGGAGCACTACAACGTCGTCTCCGCGTTCATCAAGAGCATGCGCGGCAGCGACCCCGACGCCGCCGTCTACTGGCTCATGCGGATGCTCGCTGCGGGCGAGGACCCGCTCTTCGTGGCCCGGCGCATGGTGATCTTCGCGGCCGAGGACGTCGGCAACGCCGAGCCGCAGGCGCTCGCGCTCGCGCTCGCCGCGAAGGACGCCGTCCACTTCGTCGGCCTGCCCGAGGGCCGCATCCCGCTCGCGCAGGCGGCGACCTACCTCGCCACCTGCCCCAAATCGAACGCCGCCTACGTGGCCATGAACGCCGCCGCCGCGGAGGTCGAACGCAGCGGTGCCTTGCCCGTGCCCATGCATCTCCGCAACGCGCCGACGCCGCTCATGAAGGGGCTCGGCTACGGCGCGGGCTACCAGTACGCCCACGACCAGCCGGATGCGGTCGCCGAGCAGGGCCACCTGCCCGAGGCGCTGGGCGAGGCCCAGTACTACGAGCCCACGGACCGTGGACACGAACGCGTCATCGCCGAACGGCTCGCCATCTGGCGCGCCGCCCGGCGCGGCAACCCGCCGCGCTGA
- the truA gene encoding tRNA pseudouridine(38-40) synthase TruA: MQLRLLVEYEGTRYLGWQLQPDGPTVQGVLEQALHTALRERVRVRGAGRTDAGVHAWGQVAAAAITTAPPDLRRLSRSLNALTPDDVAIREVTLVDDAFDPRRDASSRVYEYRIWRESAPSVFWRRWCWHYPRPLDVAAMAAAAAELVGEHDFATFCGADPAAPVQSTVRRVLACRFVDEGPILLLRIEATAFLKHMVRNVVGTLVEIGLGERPATAMPALLAARDRTRAGQTCPPEGLVLAAVRYGPRGSTG; the protein is encoded by the coding sequence ATGCAGCTGCGCCTGCTCGTGGAGTACGAGGGCACCCGGTACCTCGGGTGGCAGCTGCAACCCGACGGCCCGACGGTGCAGGGCGTGCTCGAGCAGGCCCTGCACACGGCGCTGCGCGAGCGGGTGCGGGTTCGCGGTGCGGGGCGCACCGACGCGGGCGTGCACGCGTGGGGCCAGGTGGCCGCCGCCGCGATCACCACGGCGCCGCCCGACCTCCGCCGTCTGTCGCGCAGCCTGAACGCGCTCACGCCCGACGACGTCGCGATCCGCGAGGTGACCCTGGTCGACGACGCGTTCGACCCGCGGCGCGACGCCAGCAGCCGCGTGTACGAGTACCGCATCTGGCGCGAGTCCGCGCCGTCGGTGTTCTGGCGACGCTGGTGCTGGCACTATCCGCGCCCGCTCGACGTCGCGGCGATGGCGGCGGCGGCGGCGGAGCTCGTCGGCGAGCACGACTTCGCGACCTTCTGCGGCGCCGATCCCGCGGCGCCGGTCCAGTCGACGGTGCGTCGCGTGCTCGCATGCCGATTCGTCGACGAGGGGCCGATTCTCCTCCTGCGCATCGAGGCCACCGCTTTCCTGAAGCACATGGTGCGCAACGTGGTCGGGACGCTCGTCGAGATCGGGCTCGGCGAGCGGCCGGCGACGGCCATGCCGGCCCTGCTCGCAGCGCGCGATCGGACCCGCGCCGGGCAGACGTGCCCGCCCGAGGGACTCGTCCTCGCGGCGGTGCGCTACGGTCCCCGAGGGTCAACCGGCTGA
- a CDS encoding aspartate-semialdehyde dehydrogenase: protein MADDALTVAVLGAAGLAGREVVRLLDERQFPMRALRLLGSPRTAGAPFEEGERSGRVDLVRAEAFEDVDVAIFSGGPALAGEWAAAATAAGAAVIDTSSRFRFDPHIPLVVPEVNAPAIAAWREQGIVASPSSTAIGLAVVLAPILAEAGLRRVTAITYQSIAPRGRRALDALARQSAALLSGRGSRRNKLVHNLAFNVVPQVGALEPGGATTHEVQVLAEVRRVLEQPALRLHVGAARVPTFFGTGIDCTIETERALPPDAAAALLRDARGIVLHRGDADPYPTPADVIGTGATHVGRVRIDPTVEHGLACWIAIDNVGKGSALNAVQIAEILVRDHR, encoded by the coding sequence ATGGCCGACGACGCACTCACGGTCGCGGTTCTCGGCGCGGCGGGCCTCGCCGGCCGCGAGGTCGTTCGGCTCCTCGACGAGCGCCAGTTCCCCATGCGCGCGCTGCGCCTGCTGGGCTCGCCCCGCACGGCCGGTGCGCCCTTCGAGGAGGGCGAGCGAAGCGGACGCGTCGACCTCGTGCGTGCGGAGGCGTTCGAGGACGTCGACGTCGCGATCTTCTCCGGGGGGCCGGCGCTGGCGGGCGAGTGGGCGGCCGCCGCGACGGCCGCCGGTGCGGCGGTGATCGACACCTCGAGCCGCTTCCGCTTCGACCCGCACATTCCGCTCGTGGTGCCCGAGGTGAACGCGCCGGCGATCGCGGCGTGGCGCGAGCAGGGTATCGTCGCCAGCCCGAGCAGCACGGCGATCGGGCTCGCGGTGGTGCTGGCGCCGATCCTCGCCGAAGCCGGCCTGCGCCGCGTGACCGCCATCACCTACCAGAGCATCGCGCCGCGCGGCCGGCGGGCACTCGACGCGCTCGCGCGCCAGTCGGCGGCGTTGCTGAGCGGCCGGGGCAGCCGCCGCAACAAGCTCGTGCACAACCTCGCGTTCAACGTCGTGCCGCAGGTCGGCGCGCTCGAGCCGGGCGGTGCGACGACGCACGAGGTGCAGGTCCTGGCCGAGGTGCGTCGCGTGCTGGAGCAGCCCGCGCTGCGGCTCCACGTCGGCGCGGCGCGCGTGCCGACCTTCTTCGGCACCGGCATCGACTGCACCATCGAGACGGAGCGCGCGCTGCCGCCCGACGCCGCCGCAGCGCTGCTGCGCGACGCGCGCGGCATCGTGCTGCACCGGGGCGATGCCGATCCGTACCCCACGCCGGCCGACGTCATCGGCACCGGCGCCACCCACGTCGGCCGCGTGCGCATCGATCCCACGGTCGAGCACGGACTCGCGTGTTGGATCGCGATCGACAACGTGGGCAAGGGCAGCGCCCTCAACGCGGTCCAGATCGCCGAGATCCTCGTCCGCGATCACCGCTGA
- the leuB gene encoding 3-isopropylmalate dehydrogenase — protein sequence MSTKATIAVFPGDGIGPEVTAEAQAVLELVAPRHDFSLRFDPGVVGGAAIDATGEPLPAAELARARQADAVLLGAVGGPKWDDPKAKVRPEQALLGLRKGLNVYANLRPVWTVPALVESSTLKPETLDGVDLVVVRELTGGVYFGKPSERRGEAPNREAVDTMIYGEGEVARLMHASFALARQRRKKLTSVDKANVLSSSRLWREVATEVSRDYPDVQFEHVLVDAMAMHLIRRPKDFDVIATENLFGDILTDEASMLAGSMGMLPSASLAGAPTPGTRCAGLYEPIHGSAPDIAGQDRANPLAAILSAAMLCRYSLGCAPAAAAIEAAVAAVLDEGHRTADLAQAGETTIGCRAMGKLVRDRLVR from the coding sequence GTGAGCACGAAGGCGACCATCGCAGTCTTTCCCGGGGACGGCATCGGACCGGAGGTGACGGCCGAGGCGCAGGCCGTGCTCGAGCTGGTGGCGCCGCGCCACGACTTCTCGCTGAGGTTCGATCCGGGCGTCGTGGGCGGCGCCGCGATCGACGCCACCGGCGAGCCGCTCCCCGCTGCGGAGCTCGCCCGCGCCCGGCAGGCCGACGCCGTCCTCCTCGGCGCCGTCGGCGGCCCGAAGTGGGACGACCCGAAGGCGAAGGTTCGGCCGGAGCAGGCGCTCCTCGGGCTGCGCAAGGGCCTCAACGTCTACGCCAACCTCCGCCCCGTGTGGACGGTGCCCGCGCTCGTCGAGTCCTCGACGCTCAAGCCCGAGACGCTCGACGGCGTCGACCTCGTAGTCGTGCGCGAGCTGACGGGTGGCGTCTACTTCGGCAAGCCGAGCGAGCGCCGCGGCGAGGCGCCCAACCGCGAGGCGGTCGACACCATGATCTACGGCGAGGGCGAGGTCGCGCGCCTCATGCACGCGTCCTTCGCGCTCGCGCGCCAGCGGCGGAAGAAGCTGACGTCGGTCGACAAGGCCAACGTGCTCTCGTCGTCGCGCCTGTGGCGCGAGGTCGCGACGGAGGTGTCGCGCGACTACCCCGACGTGCAGTTCGAGCACGTCCTGGTCGACGCCATGGCGATGCATCTCATCCGTCGCCCGAAGGACTTCGACGTCATCGCCACGGAGAACCTCTTCGGCGACATCCTCACCGACGAGGCGTCGATGCTGGCGGGCTCGATGGGCATGCTGCCGTCGGCGTCGCTCGCGGGCGCGCCGACGCCCGGCACGCGCTGCGCGGGGCTCTACGAGCCGATCCACGGGTCGGCGCCCGACATCGCCGGGCAGGACCGTGCGAATCCGCTCGCGGCGATCCTGTCCGCGGCGATGCTCTGCCGCTACTCGCTGGGCTGCGCACCGGCTGCGGCCGCCATCGAGGCCGCCGTCGCCGCCGTGCTCGACGAGGGCCATCGCACGGCCGACCTGGCGCAGGCCGGCGAGACGACGATCGGCTGCCGCGCGATGGGCAAGCTCGTGCGCGATCGGCTGGTGCGGTAG